The proteins below come from a single Puntigrus tetrazona isolate hp1 unplaced genomic scaffold, ASM1883169v1 S000000151, whole genome shotgun sequence genomic window:
- the zgc:162872 gene encoding LOW QUALITY PROTEIN: BAR_ACAPs and ArfGap_ACAP domain-containing protein (The sequence of the model RefSeq protein was modified relative to this genomic sequence to represent the inferred CDS: inserted 2 bases in 2 codons; deleted 1 base in 1 codon), protein MDAFLDFEECIRDSPAFRQSLDKCESDVAELESRVEKVMKLCGQMVEAGQNYTSCNQLFLSGLAEFTAYHKSDGVILNCLRQFNQGLQEMIQFQTMLFDQTQRAITQQLTNLLSQFVPQIRDTRREFVRIGDDLDAAVVKNAQVSRHKPADAERATHLLLATRKCYQHFALDYCLQLNNFKVQQKLDILNSVFSYFHAQYTFFHQGFDLLRDLEPTMKTMASQLSQLSSDCTAKKKDLENTHLLVQQRDASGEAVIVCNPSDGGTIQGYLFKRSRKKNKTWKRCWFSTENSQLIYSKSHKEPPVVLFDDLRLCAVKSLDVIDRRFCFELLSVQKCCVLQADSEELSXAWINSVQGCIDMACISDQVSDQNTQVKENSAPTPAPDPPPHPPALGVALRGNGNQRCCDCGEAEPRWASVNLGITMCIECSGIHRSLGVHLSKVRSLTLDSWEXEQLKLLCVLGNEVINGIYERNPADVLQKPSSDSPRQDKEQWIRFKYVEKRFVTRDPDGPDAETVKQQAGDRLYQASLKGDLVAMATALSEGAEVNWSNPEREGRAALIGSAIGGSLLACEYLLQNGANVNHRDQHGQGALHAAATYGHTGQVCLLLKRGANQYAADEKGNDPLSIAMETAQADIVTLLRMARMNEEMRDSEGFFGSVGDDETFQDIFRDFSNMASHDPERLSRRQFLRGSEDEERAEEEKN, encoded by the exons ATGGACGCTTTCCTGGACTTTGAGGAGTGCATCAGGGACTCGCCTGCGTTCAG GCAGTCTCTGGATAAATGTGAGAGCGATGTTGCAGAACTGGAGAGCCGTGTGGAGAAA GTGATGAAGCTGTGCGGTCAGATGGTGGAGGCGGGTCAGAACTACACCTCCTGCAACCAGCTCTTCCTCTCAGGCCTGGCCGAGTTCACGGCGTATCATAAGAGCGACGGCGTTATTCTG AACTGCTTGCGTCAGTTCAACCAGGGTCTGCAGGAAATGATCCAGTTTCAGACg atgCTGTTTGATCAGACTCAGAGAGCCATTACCCAGCAGCTCACAAACCTGCTTTCACA GTTTGTGCCGCAGATTCGTGACACTCGGCGTGAGTTTGTCCGGATCGGAGACGATCTCGATGCTGCTGTTGTGAAAAACGCTCAGGTCAGTCGACACAAACCCGCTGACGCTGAGCGAGCGACTCACCTGCTGCTCGCCACACGCAAGTGTTACCAACACTTCGCCCTGGACTACTGCCTGCAG cTGAATAATTTCAAGGTGCAGCAGAAGTTGGATATTCTGAATTCG GTCTTCTCGTACTTTCACGCTCAGTACACGTTTTTCCACCAGGGATTCGACCTGCTGAGAGATCTAGAACCGACAATGAAGACGATGGCCTCGCAG CTCTCTCAGCTGTCGTCTGACTGCACTGCCAAGAAGAAAGACCTGGAGAACACACACCTGCTCGTCCAGCAGAGA GACGCTTCCGGAGAAGCGGTTATTGTCTGTAACCCGTCTGACGGAGGAACGATTCAGGGATACCTGTTCAAACGCTCGCGCAAGAAGAACAAGACCTGGAAGAG GTGCTGGTTTTCCACTGAAAATAGTCAGTTAATCTACTCGAAGTCACACAAG gagCCGCCGGTGGTTCTGTTCGATGATCTGCGTCTGTGTGCGGTGAAATCTCTGGATGTGATCGACCGCCGTTTCTGTTTTGAGCTGCTGTCGGTGCAGAA GTGTTGTGTGTTACAGGCTGATTCGGAGGAGCTGA TGGCGTGGATTAATTCTGTTCAGGGCTGTATAGACATGGCGTGCATCAGCGATCAAGTATCAGATCAAAACACTCAG GTGAAGGAGAACTCCGCCCCCACGCCTGCTCCGGACCCGCCCCCTCACCCCCCTGCTCTGGGTGTGGCTCTCCGTGGCAACGGTAACCAGCGCTGCTGTGACTGCGGGGAGGCGGAGCCTCGCTGGGCCAGCGTTAACCTCGGCATCACCATGTGCATCGAGTGCTCGGGGATCCACAG GAGTCTGGGCGTTCATCTGTCTAAAGTTCGATCTCTAACTCTTGATTCCTGGG CGGAACAGCTAAAG CTGCTGTGCGTTCTGGGTAATGAAGTCATTAATGGCATTTATGAGCGTAACCCAGCAGATGTACTGCAGAAGCCCAGTTCAGACAGCCCACG GCAGGATAAAGAACAGTGGATCCGGTTTAAGTATGTGGAGAAAAGATTTGTGACACGTGATCCTGATGGTCCTGATGCTG AAACAGTAAAGCAGCAGGCCGGTGATAGGCTGTATCAGGCGTCGCTAAAG GGTGATCTTGTTGCCATGGCGACAGCGCTGTCCGAGGGGGCGGAGGTCAACTGGAGTAACCCTGAGCGGGAGGGACGGGCGGCTCTGATTGGTTCAGCCATCGGG GGCTCGCTGTTGGCGTGCGAGTATTTGCTGCAGAACGGCGCGAATGTGAACCACAGAGATCAGCACGGACAGGGAGCTCTGCACGCTGCTGCCACCTACGGACACACGGG GCAGGTGTGTCTGCTGCTCAAGAGAGGAGCCAATCAGTATGCAGCCGATGAAAAGGGAAACGATCCGCTCAGTATCGCCATGGAAACCGCCCAAGCTGACATTGTCACTTT gttgAGAATGGCTCGAATGAATGAGGAAATGAGGGATTCAGAGGGATTCTTCGGATCTGTCG GAGACGATGAAACATTCCAGGATATTTTCCGTGATTTCAGTAACATGGCGTCACACGACCCGGAAAGACTCTCTCGCCGTCAGTTCCTCCGCGGCTCTGAGGATGAAGAGCGCGCCGAAGAGGAGAAAAACTAG
- the LOC122332975 gene encoding LOW QUALITY PROTEIN: integrin-linked kinase-associated serine/threonine phosphatase 2C (The sequence of the model RefSeq protein was modified relative to this genomic sequence to represent the inferred CDS: inserted 1 base in 1 codon; deleted 1 base in 1 codon), with the protein MQDAHVLLPDLTSTNLPSHVSRLAYFAVFDGHGGSRASQFAAENLHQTLLNKFPKGDVENLEKLVRKCLMETFRQTDEDFLKKASSQKPAWKDGSTATCMLVVDDVLYVANLGDSRAVLCRLEQAEDSGKRKCVTLALSKEHNPTIYEERMRIQRAGGSVRDGRVLGVLEVSRSIGDGQYKRCGVISTPDVRRCQLSRNDRFVLLACDGLFKVFSGDEAVQFVLNILENETVEQKXGQSEEAGRFEAACQRLASEAVRRGSADNVTVILVSIEF; encoded by the exons ATGCAAGATGCTCATGTCCTGCTTCCAGATCTGACATCCACCAACCTCCCCTCACACGT ttctcGTCTTGCGTACTTCGCTGTGTTTGATGGTCACGGTGGATCTCGAGCGTCACAGTTTGCTGCTGAGAATCTCCATCAGACGCTGCTCAACAAATTTCCAAAAG GTGACGTGGAGAACTTGGAGAAGCTGGTGAGGAAGTGTCTCATGGAAACCTTCCGTCAGACTGATGAGGATTTTCTGAAAAAAGCCTCCAGCCA gaaACCCGCGTGGAAGGACGGCTCGACGGCCACATGTATGCTGGTGGTTGATGATGTTCTATATGTAGCGAACCTGGGAGACAGTAGA GCAGTGCTGTGTCGTTTGGAGCAGGCTGAGGATTCTGGGAAAAGGAAGTGTGTGACTCTGGCTCTCAGTAAGGAGCACAACCCCACCATATATGAGGAGCGCATGAGGATTCAGAGAGCAGGCGGCTcggtcag ggacGGCCGTGTTCTGGGAGTGCTGGAAGTGTCTCGTTCCATCGGTGACGGTCAGTATAAGCGCTGTGGAGTGATCTCTACTCCAGACGTGCGCCGGTGTCAGCTCAGTCGAAATGACCG ATTTGTTCTCTTGGCATGTGATGggctttttaaagtgttttctgGAGACGAGGCCGTTCAGTTCGTCCTCAACATTCTGGAG AATGAGACCGTGGAGCAGA GAGGGCAGAGTGAGGAGGCGGGACGATTTGAGGCAGCTTGTCAGCGATTGGCCAGTGAAGCTGTGAGGCGG GGCAGTGCGGACAATGTCACTGTTATTCTCGTCTCTATTGAGTTCTAa